The following are encoded in a window of Panicum virgatum strain AP13 chromosome 5N, P.virgatum_v5, whole genome shotgun sequence genomic DNA:
- the LOC120674259 gene encoding vesicle transport v-SNARE 13-like — translation MSEVFEGYERQYCEASASLTRKCTAAAALQGEKLKQKAAEIKSGVDGAEALIRKMDLEARNLQPSVRAGLLAKIREYKSDLNNLKGALKRITSGNPQQGAREELLESGMADALGVSADQRSRLLRATERQNQTTDRLRDSHRTMLETEDLGVSILHDLGQQRQSLLHAHRGLDDVDVNVGKSRRIIGGMVRRMDRNKWIIGLVIAVLVLVILVILYFKFMH, via the exons ATGAGCGAGGTCTTCGAGGGCTACGAGCGCCAGTACTGCGAGGCATCCGCCTCCCTCACCCGCAaatgcaccgccgccgcggccctccaaggag AGAAGCTGAAGCAGAAGGCGGCGGAGATCAAATCCGGCGTCGATGGAGCCGAGGCACTG ataagAAAGATGGATCTTGAAGCAAGGAACCTCCAACCAAGCGTTAGAGCTGGGCTACTAGCAAAGATCAGGGAGTACAAGTCAGATCTTAATAACCTCAAGGGAGCCTTGAAGAGGATTACCAGTGGCAACCCACAGCAAGGGGCGAGGGAGGAGTTGCTGGAGTCAGGAATGGCTGATGCATTGGGG GTTTCTGCTGATCAAAGATCAAGACTGCTCAGGGCAACTGAAAGACAGAACCAAACAACTGATAGGCTCAGAGATAGCCATAGAACTATGCTGGAGACGGAAGATCTTGGAGTCTCCATCTTGCATGATCTGGGTCAACAGCGCCAATCTCTCTTGCATGCTCATCGTGGA TTGGATGACGTTGATGTCAACGTTGGCAAGAGCAGGAGGATCATTGGAGGCATGGTGAGGAGAATGGACAGAAACAAGTGGATCATCGGTCTCGTCATAGCCGTCCTTGTCTTGGTCATCCTAGTGATCCTGTATTTCAAGTTCATGCACTAG
- the LOC120676322 gene encoding UPF0481 protein At3g47200-like, which yields MASVASLEASVQATLRTIRAQEAEAQAQAQPFTIFRIPAYIRERNRTAYEPRMVSIGPYYHGAATLRSMEDHKWRFLNHLLSRNPKVSSSVLIQEMRSLEATARACYSERPAALDSDDFVRMLLLDGSFIL from the coding sequence ATGGCGAGCGTCGCGTCGTTGGAAGCTTCAGTACAGGCAACGTTGCGCACTATACGAGcgcaggaggcggaggcgcaggcgcaggcgcagccGTTCACCATCTTTCGCATCCCCGCCTACATCCGTGAGAGAAACCGGACCGCCTACGAGCCGCGCATGGTGTCCATCGGCCCCTACTACCATGGCGCCGCCACCCTCCGCAGCATGGAGGACCACAAGTGGCGCTTCCTCAACCACCTCCTGTCTCGTAACCCCAAGGTCAGCTCGTCCGTCCTGATCCAGGAGATGCGATCCCTGGAGGCCACGGCTCGGGCGTGCTACAGCGAGCGGCCCGCCGCCCTCGACTCCGACGACTTCGTCCGGATGCTCCTCCTCGACGGCTCCTTTATCCTCTAG